One Turneriella parva DSM 21527 genomic region harbors:
- a CDS encoding cytochrome b N-terminal domain-containing protein produces the protein MKFRRPIFQSFLSLFHRADSAFNHVFTEKGNFLYYLGALPVILLFVLLITGLFMFIYYNMSVHQSYESVKYMTESALLGRFIRNLHRYAADAMMFFVLLHMARMLFEEKFQNHRTLAWVSGLIILGFMLVQGLTGYILPLDANARFVMEKTSELLAGLKVFGDTLPRSFSSPALLGKWIMWVVLIVHLFIPLLFILLLFVHLLRVSRAKLFPPRKLTLAFLGVLILYTLVFPINMVGKAEAEKMPELLQPDWFYLFFAAIFETRYAWIAWSTMAAGFLLLMAMPWLVKKREIVTAGVIAEKCTGCGLCAIDCPYQAMHMVERASLIGNANQTHHKYLVSIDTDLCSGCGICAGSCTYDAITHVKPGATQAEPDWSEAKDKWVTLVCQGRAHSLGLSAEGGALRAYEAGTVLAITPCTGKLGVSETEKIRAGGAKGLIVGACPEGDCWYREGNRWLMDRIELKRKPNFRRVAAEFPILGFRFNGQQKHSFVSELQQIVRSQNTLPNRLFSLLKPSNWARSFSVGTFVFALAVWVFYLGSSGRFGAIEASKSTALLRLDFFYQSEKETCSPEQIPADAREQAIKRMAGLVKLENLTPEARERILQQAADSVASKYCSRARRDLDIIVRIDGQEQSRRTFRPAGFQRDGITYVMMKVHTVPGPHEVQVVVHERDTGSTGKEISFAERMEFSPAEVKLLDYEPNQAKLFRRTLQMPQKNETGKD, from the coding sequence ATGAAATTTCGCCGCCCAATCTTCCAGTCTTTTCTTTCTTTATTCCACCGCGCCGACAGTGCGTTTAACCACGTCTTTACCGAGAAGGGCAACTTTCTCTATTACCTCGGGGCTTTGCCTGTAATCTTACTCTTTGTACTACTGATCACCGGCCTCTTCATGTTCATCTACTACAACATGTCGGTGCACCAGAGTTATGAATCGGTCAAATACATGACCGAAAGCGCGCTGTTGGGGCGGTTTATCCGCAACCTGCACCGCTACGCCGCCGACGCGATGATGTTTTTCGTGCTGTTGCACATGGCACGCATGCTCTTCGAAGAAAAATTCCAGAACCATCGTACCCTCGCCTGGGTGAGCGGCCTTATCATTCTCGGTTTTATGCTCGTGCAGGGTCTGACCGGTTATATACTACCGCTCGACGCCAATGCGCGTTTTGTAATGGAAAAGACTTCTGAGCTGCTCGCAGGCCTCAAGGTATTCGGCGATACCCTGCCGCGTTCGTTTTCATCGCCTGCACTGCTCGGCAAATGGATCATGTGGGTTGTACTCATCGTGCACCTGTTCATTCCCCTGCTCTTTATTCTGCTGCTCTTCGTGCATCTTTTGCGCGTCTCGCGTGCGAAACTGTTTCCACCGCGCAAGCTCACGCTCGCGTTTCTCGGCGTGCTCATACTCTACACGCTCGTGTTTCCGATCAATATGGTGGGCAAAGCCGAGGCAGAAAAAATGCCCGAGCTCTTGCAGCCCGACTGGTTCTATCTGTTTTTCGCAGCAATCTTCGAAACCCGTTATGCCTGGATAGCCTGGAGCACCATGGCCGCGGGTTTTCTGCTGCTCATGGCCATGCCATGGCTGGTAAAAAAGCGCGAAATTGTGACAGCCGGCGTCATTGCCGAAAAGTGTACCGGCTGCGGCCTGTGCGCAATCGACTGCCCTTACCAGGCGATGCATATGGTTGAACGCGCGAGTTTGATTGGCAACGCCAATCAAACGCACCATAAATACCTTGTATCCATCGACACCGACCTCTGTTCTGGGTGCGGCATCTGCGCGGGTTCATGCACCTACGATGCAATCACGCATGTAAAACCTGGCGCCACCCAAGCCGAACCCGACTGGTCTGAGGCAAAAGACAAATGGGTCACCCTGGTCTGCCAGGGCCGGGCACACTCGCTGGGCCTCAGTGCAGAGGGCGGAGCTTTAAGAGCTTACGAAGCTGGCACCGTTTTGGCGATCACCCCCTGCACCGGAAAACTCGGTGTCAGCGAAACAGAAAAAATCCGTGCGGGTGGTGCAAAAGGACTTATCGTCGGCGCCTGCCCCGAGGGTGATTGCTGGTACCGCGAAGGCAACCGCTGGCTGATGGACCGTATCGAGCTGAAGCGCAAGCCGAATTTCCGCCGGGTTGCGGCGGAGTTTCCGATTTTGGGTTTCCGCTTTAACGGACAGCAGAAACATTCGTTTGTTTCTGAGCTCCAACAAATCGTGAGGTCACAGAATACGTTGCCGAACCGTCTGTTTTCATTACTCAAACCATCAAATTGGGCACGCTCGTTTTCGGTCGGCACGTTCGTCTTTGCGCTGGCGGTCTGGGTGTTTTATCTCGGTTCATCGGGAAGGTTCGGCGCCATTGAAGCATCGAAATCGACCGCGTTGCTCAGACTCGACTTCTTTTACCAGAGCGAGAAAGAAACCTGCTCGCCCGAACAGATACCTGCCGATGCACGAGAGCAGGCGATCAAGCGCATGGCAGGACTCGTCAAACTCGAGAACCTGACGCCCGAGGCGCGTGAGCGAATTCTGCAACAGGCCGCCGACAGCGTCGCTTCAAAATACTGCAGCCGTGCACGCCGCGATCTCGACATCATCGTGCGCATCGACGGGCAAGAACAGTCACGGCGCACTTTCAGGCCTGCTGGGTTTCAGCGCGACGGCATTACGTACGTCATGATGAAAGTACACACCGTACCTGGACCGCATGAGGTCCAGGTTGTGGTTCACGAACGCGATACTGGTTCTACCGGCAAAGAAATCAGCTTTGCTGAAAGAATGGAGTTCTCGCCCGCAGAAGTCAAGCTGCTCGATTACGAACCGAACCAAGCGAAACTTTTCAGGCGAACTCTGCAGATGCCTCAAAAGAATGAGACAGGGAAAGATTAA
- a CDS encoding cbb3-type cytochrome c oxidase subunit I has translation MSIADITNQFRTCPTTGLKVHMPAQRLIWINAVSAVVFLLVGGVLALLIALTRWPAVHLLPQDLFYRFVTAHGITMLVFWIVFFEMAGVIFAAQTILGARYPGVKLGWFNYILMITGAIMVEVVVFMGKADVMFTAYPPLKAHPAFYLGIILFAVGALINCFQFLYALVIAKREGWHKGSLPLFTFGILVAVIIAIFTLVSGAAAFIPAFLWSIGIIDRVDPEYFRISFWGFGHSAQQLNLAAMVSIWYLLANLTTGAKPVNQKMCRWAFVLYLLGINLGSIHHNLVDPGLSATYRIFNTSYLFYAATIGSMIHAFSIPAAVETAQRAKGYTRGLFQWLTNAPWGQPGFSGMALSMVIFGFFGGVTGIILSVEQLNMLSHNNMRVPGHFHMTVVGGTTLAFMALTYYVIPLVLQRKLIGEKLAKYQPYVFGFGVMMFATGMHFAGVMGAPRRHWDVTFQNAVIQVPFDPAMYTMLALVGIGAILAFTGLLMFIYVAVLSVFFGKKIPSQIEPYSPQHANG, from the coding sequence ATGAGTATAGCTGATATTACCAACCAATTCAGAACCTGCCCGACGACCGGACTCAAGGTCCATATGCCGGCGCAGCGCCTCATCTGGATCAACGCCGTCTCGGCCGTGGTGTTTCTGCTCGTCGGGGGAGTTCTCGCTCTGCTGATCGCGCTCACCCGTTGGCCTGCAGTACACCTTTTGCCGCAAGATCTCTTTTACCGTTTCGTGACGGCACACGGCATTACCATGCTCGTGTTCTGGATCGTGTTCTTTGAAATGGCAGGCGTCATCTTTGCAGCGCAGACTATTCTTGGTGCGCGCTATCCCGGCGTCAAACTCGGATGGTTCAACTACATTCTGATGATTACCGGTGCGATCATGGTCGAGGTGGTTGTTTTCATGGGTAAGGCCGACGTGATGTTCACGGCGTATCCGCCCCTGAAAGCACACCCGGCGTTCTATCTCGGTATCATTCTCTTTGCCGTCGGGGCGCTGATTAACTGCTTTCAGTTTCTTTATGCACTCGTCATTGCCAAAAGAGAAGGATGGCATAAAGGCAGCCTGCCGCTCTTTACGTTCGGTATTCTCGTCGCGGTCATTATCGCGATCTTTACCCTCGTCTCAGGTGCAGCCGCTTTTATCCCGGCGTTTCTCTGGTCGATCGGCATTATCGATCGTGTCGACCCCGAGTACTTTCGCATTTCGTTTTGGGGCTTTGGCCACTCGGCGCAGCAGCTCAACCTCGCAGCGATGGTTTCAATCTGGTACCTGCTCGCAAATCTGACCACTGGCGCCAAACCCGTGAACCAGAAAATGTGCCGTTGGGCATTCGTGCTCTATCTGCTCGGCATCAACCTCGGTTCGATTCACCACAACCTTGTTGACCCGGGGCTTTCGGCAACCTACCGTATCTTCAACACGAGCTACCTGTTCTACGCTGCGACCATTGGTTCGATGATCCACGCGTTCTCGATTCCGGCGGCGGTTGAAACGGCACAGCGCGCGAAAGGGTATACCCGCGGCCTCTTCCAGTGGCTGACGAATGCTCCGTGGGGCCAGCCCGGTTTCTCAGGCATGGCGCTCTCGATGGTGATCTTCGGCTTCTTCGGCGGCGTGACTGGTATCATTCTCTCTGTTGAACAGCTGAACATGCTTTCACACAACAACATGCGTGTTCCCGGCCACTTTCACATGACAGTTGTGGGTGGTACCACTCTCGCGTTTATGGCTCTCACCTATTATGTCATTCCGCTCGTACTGCAGCGTAAGCTGATCGGCGAAAAGCTGGCGAAATACCAACCATACGTCTTCGGTTTCGGCGTGATGATGTTTGCAACCGGTATGCACTTTGCGGGTGTCATGGGTGCCCCCCGCCGCCACTGGGACGTGACGTTCCAGAACGCGGTGATCCAGGTACCCTTTGACCCGGCGATGTACACAATGCTCGCACTGGTCGGTATCGGTGCAATTCTGGCGTTCACGGGCCTCTTGATGTTCATCTACGTAGCGGTGCTGTCGGTCTTCTTCGGTAAAAAAATACCGTCGCAGATTGAACCTTATTCACCGCAGCACGCAAATGGCTGA
- a CDS encoding cytochrome c oxidase subunit II codes for MPLETPKKNWWEPFNREERIWLYISIAWGIVMFVMMPLGHFWNQNISSETYKTNPEEYREVVDKFIAKYQRKDAKGEIITHNGKPGGIPLVDAPTKENGDTFLVAQAWQFRPALVLKKNKTYRIHMSSLDYQHGFSLQPQNLNIQILPDYSFVITMSPNETGKFFLICNEYCMFAGEKFGHDTMVGQVIVED; via the coding sequence ATGCCTTTAGAAACGCCCAAGAAAAACTGGTGGGAGCCATTTAACCGCGAAGAGCGCATCTGGCTATACATCTCGATTGCGTGGGGTATTGTGATGTTCGTCATGATGCCGCTCGGCCACTTCTGGAACCAGAACATTTCTTCAGAAACCTATAAGACGAATCCTGAAGAATACCGCGAAGTCGTCGATAAGTTCATCGCCAAGTACCAGCGCAAAGACGCCAAAGGTGAAATAATCACCCATAATGGCAAACCTGGCGGCATTCCGCTCGTCGATGCCCCCACAAAAGAGAACGGCGACACCTTTCTCGTGGCGCAGGCATGGCAGTTTCGCCCGGCGCTCGTGCTGAAGAAGAACAAGACCTACCGCATTCACATGTCATCGCTCGACTACCAGCACGGTTTTTCGCTGCAACCACAGAATCTTAACATTCAGATTCTGCCCGATTACAGCTTTGTGATCACGATGAGTCCGAACGAAACGGGCAAATTTTTTCTCATCTGTAACGAGTACTGCATGTTTGCAGGCGAGAAGTTCGGCCATGACACCATGGTTGGCCAGGTGATAGTGGAGGATTAA
- a CDS encoding carbonic anhydrase, whose amino-acid sequence MTDAERRLFFPQNAAPDPLLVHLAQLNQDWQLRGESNSESQTPIAAILGCSHSSMPMPRILDCGLNEIFMQVERGARLSAEKIGTLMYGLTHLADHQIPLVQIIVHQCQAGQSCRKVMPDKPTITRPAALIEAANRLSIGNHLGISHVNLPAWKSLSQYNSHDLIHGRTRSLLLLENDKAFATLVKEGKVIVGEAFFDEKIGKVSWFGLLAADSIIDQLRQMSPRIEDIVEGLASDPQQVAHLHEGIVSLARIAAGNRRYRAVHSPPVPCRVVILGCADSRSHPTVTFGDFELGAIESFHSAGNEIGDHTLRGLRIALEEIEEHARQATSAALLTNPELPASYREFSYLIVKSHSRCGALNAVITSAENGAKTALKNMTGSPHVGHLVNSIRHRLSPYFSWLHKNGLTAHEHDALGIFAARFNAVEGCLDFYRRAREGNLDATQIIEIIRRGFVRLVPAVYLLKSGRIEFLSPMPESLEETEIEEYPVVAHATNGFELPFAVG is encoded by the coding sequence ATGACAGATGCTGAGCGCCGGCTGTTTTTTCCTCAAAATGCTGCTCCTGACCCATTGCTCGTGCATCTCGCGCAACTGAACCAAGACTGGCAGTTGAGAGGCGAATCGAACTCTGAATCGCAGACACCCATTGCGGCGATTCTGGGTTGCAGCCATTCGAGTATGCCGATGCCCCGCATTCTGGACTGCGGGCTAAACGAAATTTTCATGCAGGTTGAGCGCGGTGCGCGGCTAAGCGCCGAAAAGATCGGTACGCTCATGTATGGCCTGACGCACCTGGCCGATCACCAGATTCCATTGGTGCAGATTATTGTGCACCAATGCCAGGCAGGGCAGAGCTGCCGCAAGGTGATGCCCGACAAGCCTACAATCACCCGCCCCGCAGCGCTCATTGAAGCTGCCAATCGGCTGTCGATCGGCAACCACCTGGGAATTTCTCATGTTAATTTGCCAGCATGGAAGTCACTTTCGCAATACAACTCGCACGACTTGATTCACGGACGTACCCGCTCGCTGCTGTTGCTTGAGAACGACAAGGCGTTTGCCACTCTGGTGAAAGAAGGTAAGGTTATCGTTGGCGAAGCCTTCTTTGATGAAAAAATCGGCAAGGTGTCATGGTTTGGCCTGCTCGCTGCTGATAGTATTATTGATCAGCTGCGGCAGATGTCGCCCCGCATTGAAGACATTGTCGAAGGCCTGGCGAGCGACCCGCAGCAGGTAGCGCACCTGCATGAGGGTATTGTTTCGCTTGCCCGCATCGCCGCGGGTAACCGCCGCTACCGTGCGGTGCATTCTCCGCCAGTGCCGTGCAGGGTCGTTATTTTGGGCTGTGCCGACAGTCGTTCTCACCCTACGGTGACTTTTGGCGATTTTGAGTTAGGTGCGATCGAAAGTTTTCACAGCGCGGGCAATGAGATTGGCGACCATACGTTGCGTGGACTGCGCATTGCACTCGAAGAAATTGAAGAACACGCACGCCAGGCAACGAGTGCCGCTTTGCTTACGAACCCCGAACTGCCTGCATCGTACCGCGAATTTTCTTACCTGATTGTTAAGTCGCATTCGCGCTGCGGAGCGTTGAATGCCGTTATAACATCGGCCGAGAACGGCGCTAAGACTGCGTTGAAGAATATGACGGGTTCGCCGCACGTTGGGCATCTCGTCAACAGCATCAGGCACAGGCTTTCTCCCTATTTTTCGTGGCTGCATAAAAACGGCCTTACGGCACATGAGCACGATGCGCTCGGCATCTTCGCGGCGCGTTTTAATGCCGTTGAAGGCTGTCTTGATTTCTACAGGCGCGCACGCGAAGGCAACCTCGACGCCACGCAAATTATTGAGATTATTCGCAGAGGTTTTGTGAGGCTTGTGCCTGCGGTATATCTGTTAAAATCAGGGCGCATCGAATTCTTGTCGCCGATGCCCGAAAGTCTTGAAGAAACAGAAATCGAAGAGTATCCCGTTGTGGCTCACGCGACCAACGGTTTTGAGCTGCCGTTTGCTGTGGGCTGA
- the eno gene encoding phosphopyruvate hydratase, with protein sequence MTAIIEDVRAREVIDSRGNPTVEVEVTLDSGDIGRAIVPSGASTGSREALELRDGDKGRYAGKGVLKAVANVNETVNPHLVGVSALGQREVDRILVQLDATENKSKLGANAMLAVSMATAHAAAKYLDLPLFRYLGSPFSRTLPVPMMNVINGGAHADNNLDFQEYMIVPVAFDSFRECLRQGAEIFHALKKVLHDKSYNTAVGDEGGYAPNVKSNREGLDLLMSAIEKAGYKPGVDTYIAMDAAASEFYTSTALSDRPANTYKLDGDDGKVLDAEGLIDLYADYCSKYPIVSLEDGLAEQDWAGWKKLTDKLGSKIQLVGDDLFVTNKKILAEGISKGIANSILIKVNQIGTLTETFETMQLAGKHGYTCISSHRSGESEDTTIADLAVAAETGQIKTGSMSRTDRIAKYNQLLRIEEMLGADAFYPGIAAFKNRGS encoded by the coding sequence ATGACAGCGATTATCGAAGACGTACGCGCCCGTGAAGTGATTGATTCGCGCGGCAACCCCACTGTAGAAGTTGAAGTGACCCTGGATAGCGGTGATATTGGCCGTGCGATTGTGCCGTCGGGGGCTTCAACCGGCAGCCGTGAAGCCCTCGAGCTGCGCGACGGCGACAAAGGCCGATATGCGGGCAAAGGTGTACTCAAGGCAGTCGCCAACGTCAATGAAACTGTCAATCCGCATCTGGTTGGCGTGAGCGCGCTTGGCCAGCGCGAAGTCGACAGAATTCTCGTTCAACTCGATGCGACAGAAAACAAGTCGAAGCTCGGCGCCAATGCGATGCTGGCCGTTTCGATGGCGACCGCACATGCAGCGGCAAAATACCTAGACCTGCCGCTCTTTCGCTACCTCGGTTCGCCGTTCTCGCGCACGCTGCCTGTGCCGATGATGAATGTGATCAACGGCGGTGCGCACGCCGATAACAATCTCGACTTTCAGGAGTACATGATCGTGCCGGTCGCATTCGATTCTTTTCGTGAGTGCCTGCGCCAGGGCGCTGAGATTTTTCATGCGCTGAAAAAGGTGCTGCACGACAAGAGTTACAATACGGCTGTCGGCGACGAAGGTGGTTATGCTCCCAACGTAAAGTCGAACCGTGAGGGTCTCGATCTATTGATGTCAGCGATCGAAAAGGCCGGGTACAAACCGGGTGTCGATACCTACATCGCGATGGATGCAGCAGCCAGCGAATTCTACACTTCGACTGCGCTCAGTGACCGGCCTGCTAATACGTACAAGCTCGACGGTGACGACGGTAAGGTGCTCGATGCGGAGGGTTTGATCGACCTCTACGCCGACTACTGCAGCAAATATCCGATTGTGTCGCTCGAAGACGGCCTCGCAGAACAAGACTGGGCCGGCTGGAAAAAACTCACCGATAAACTCGGCAGCAAGATTCAGCTCGTCGGCGACGATTTGTTTGTGACGAACAAGAAGATACTCGCCGAGGGCATTAGCAAGGGCATCGCAAATTCAATCCTCATTAAGGTTAACCAAATTGGCACGCTGACCGAAACATTTGAAACGATGCAGCTCGCCGGCAAGCACGGTTATACCTGCATTTCATCGCACCGCTCGGGTGAATCAGAAGACACGACGATTGCCGACCTCGCCGTCGCCGCCGAAACCGGGCAGATCAAGACCGGCTCGATGAGCCGCACCGACCGCATTGCAAAATATAACCAACTGCTGCGCATCGAAGAGATGCTGGGCGCCGATGCATTCTACCCGGGCATTGCCGCTTTTAAAAACCGAGGTTCATAA
- the trmD gene encoding tRNA (guanosine(37)-N1)-methyltransferase TrmD, giving the protein MKFHIVTLFPEFFESPLKSSLLGKAVASGTVTVNLINPRDFAEGKHRKVDDTPYGGGAGMVMMVEPIALAVELIRATEPDTHVALLAARGKLFDQQLVRDYVARYKSITLICGHYEGVDERVAEHVANESVRLGNFVLSGGEPAALTIIDAVARRLPGFMGNSESLQHESFDEAASENSADTGRPHFEHAQYTRPEDWRGHKVPEILLSGNHAKISAWRKENAAKTRFH; this is encoded by the coding sequence ATGAAGTTTCATATCGTCACGCTGTTTCCTGAGTTTTTCGAAAGTCCGCTAAAATCTTCACTGCTCGGTAAAGCTGTCGCGTCGGGCACCGTAACCGTGAACCTGATAAATCCCCGTGACTTCGCCGAAGGCAAACACCGCAAAGTCGACGACACGCCCTATGGGGGTGGCGCCGGCATGGTCATGATGGTCGAACCGATCGCGCTCGCGGTCGAATTGATTCGCGCCACTGAACCTGACACGCATGTGGCCTTGCTCGCTGCCCGGGGCAAACTTTTCGACCAACAGTTGGTGCGTGACTATGTGGCTCGGTACAAGAGCATCACGCTGATCTGCGGCCATTATGAGGGCGTCGACGAGCGCGTGGCTGAGCATGTCGCGAACGAGAGCGTGAGGCTGGGTAACTTTGTTCTATCAGGTGGTGAACCCGCGGCGCTCACGATTATCGACGCCGTCGCAAGGCGCCTGCCCGGTTTTATGGGCAACAGCGAGTCACTGCAGCATGAATCGTTCGATGAAGCGGCTTCAGAAAATAGCGCCGACACGGGTCGGCCGCACTTTGAGCACGCGCAATACACCCGCCCCGAAGACTGGCGTGGCCATAAAGTACCTGAAATCTTGCTGTCGGGCAACCATGCGAAAATTTCGGCCTGGCGAAAAGAAAACGCGGCCAAAACAAGATTTCATTAA
- a CDS encoding ribosome maturation factor RimM: MSTRHSLILPDLNGNPLVVLGRVGRPHGVQGQLHVDRTGENLRAFTGKTVHLCPAAGNAMIIAAESASKSIRLKRCDPAKGEVARVTFEGLADRDQAATLTNLLIAVPRSELSELAAAARKGEPEHLSDLWFFEMIGLAVRDAESTTPFARITAVEELGQNTLVTLEPLPGQTLLTRRLELPLEYPHWQNVDVSRNEVTLSEWKAFAEA; encoded by the coding sequence TTGTCGACGAGGCATAGCCTCATTCTCCCCGACCTGAACGGCAACCCACTGGTAGTTCTGGGCCGCGTAGGGCGGCCGCATGGCGTTCAGGGCCAATTGCACGTCGATCGTACAGGCGAGAATTTACGCGCATTCACCGGTAAGACCGTGCACCTCTGCCCCGCTGCCGGCAATGCAATGATTATTGCAGCAGAATCAGCATCCAAATCCATAAGACTGAAACGCTGCGACCCCGCAAAAGGTGAGGTTGCACGTGTCACGTTTGAAGGCCTCGCCGACCGCGATCAGGCCGCCACGCTCACCAACCTGCTCATCGCAGTGCCGCGCAGTGAACTCTCAGAGCTCGCCGCCGCCGCCCGAAAGGGTGAACCAGAACACCTTTCTGACCTTTGGTTTTTCGAGATGATCGGCCTTGCGGTTCGCGATGCCGAAAGCACAACACCATTTGCGCGTATCACCGCGGTCGAAGAGCTCGGCCAGAACACACTCGTCACGCTTGAGCCTCTGCCCGGCCAAACCCTGCTTACGCGCCGCTTAGAACTGCCGCTTGAATATCCGCATTGGCAGAATGTGGATGTCTCACGAAACGAAGTCACGCTCTCAGAATGGAAAGCCTTTGCCGAAGCATGA
- a CDS encoding KH domain-containing protein, giving the protein MTEARNSDPASLVEYIARSLVRNPDDVQVLPVKSPASLILELRVNKDDIGMIIGKGGRIAKAVRVLLNAISVKKIILDDGREERYQKVLLEIVDEA; this is encoded by the coding sequence ATGACAGAAGCGCGTAACTCAGACCCGGCATCGCTCGTTGAATACATTGCGCGCAGCCTTGTGCGTAACCCCGACGACGTTCAGGTGCTGCCTGTCAAAAGCCCCGCATCGCTGATTCTTGAGTTGCGCGTCAACAAAGACGACATCGGCATGATCATCGGTAAAGGCGGCCGCATCGCCAAAGCCGTTCGCGTGCTGCTGAACGCGATCTCTGTAAAAAAAATCATTCTCGACGACGGGCGCGAAGAGCGTTACCAAAAAGTTCTGCTCGAGATTGTCGACGAGGCATAG
- the rpsP gene encoding 30S ribosomal protein S16, whose translation MTVKLRLQRYGTKKRPFYRIVATSSSVKRDGKFLEIVGLYHPLVKEGGQVRLEKEKIQTWLSKGAQPSDTVKTLLSKAGIWKPFAEAKAIKDGAKQKRLNEKAKAKRAAK comes from the coding sequence ATGACTGTCAAACTCCGGCTGCAACGCTATGGTACCAAAAAGCGGCCTTTTTATCGCATAGTTGCGACCTCGTCGTCTGTGAAGCGCGACGGTAAGTTTCTTGAAATCGTGGGTCTTTACCACCCGCTCGTCAAAGAAGGCGGCCAGGTTCGCCTCGAGAAAGAAAAAATTCAGACATGGCTCAGCAAAGGTGCTCAGCCGTCAGATACGGTAAAAACCCTGCTCTCAAAAGCCGGCATCTGGAAGCCATTCGCAGAAGCCAAGGCAATCAAAGACGGTGCAAAGCAAAAACGCTTGAACGAAAAAGCGAAAGCAAAGCGCGCGGCGAAATAA
- a CDS encoding HAD-IA family hydrolase, translated as MQTLQQPELLLFDLGGVIIEVDTTGLRALGEKGKSDIDLWETWLTCEAVQLYESGKISEADFAEGVLKAFSSPMPADEFLRSFSAWPTGLYDGAADLLRLLRKHYKLAYLSNSNSLHYPRFQNEWHIDTFFDYHFASFKMGYVKPHADIFQAVLEVLPFEASQIFFVDDNRLNVDMARSLGMRAEIVRGVAELHEVLQRHKILQNAGTHG; from the coding sequence ATGCAAACTCTGCAACAACCCGAACTTCTGCTCTTTGACCTCGGCGGCGTTATCATCGAGGTCGACACGACCGGCCTCAGGGCACTCGGCGAAAAAGGTAAATCAGACATCGACCTTTGGGAAACCTGGCTCACCTGCGAAGCCGTGCAGCTCTATGAATCGGGAAAAATCTCAGAGGCCGATTTTGCAGAGGGCGTGCTCAAAGCGTTTTCGTCACCGATGCCGGCCGATGAGTTTCTGAGATCCTTCTCTGCCTGGCCAACCGGGCTTTACGACGGCGCCGCAGATCTCTTGCGATTACTCAGAAAACACTACAAGTTAGCGTACCTTTCGAACTCCAACTCATTGCATTACCCACGATTTCAGAATGAATGGCATATCGACACATTCTTTGACTACCATTTTGCTTCTTTCAAAATGGGGTACGTAAAACCTCACGCCGACATTTTTCAGGCGGTGCTCGAAGTGTTGCCATTTGAAGCGAGCCAGATTTTCTTTGTCGATGACAACAGGCTGAACGTTGATATGGCGAGGTCGCTCGGCATGCGCGCCGAGATTGTACGCGGCGTCGCAGAATTGCATGAAGTCTTGCAACGCCATAAGATTCTGCAAAATGCAGGTACCCATGGGTAA
- a CDS encoding DUF6544 family protein, protein MGKTGYILLALLAISAGVVYFLIESRGLRTQYESGIRRMQKSTPAAAGTVTERDIQDLPTLVQKYLRVAGAVGREKIRNFRVVWDGALRSDKSGPWMSAVILQENFFNDYSRDFYLTAFMKGLPVSVWHSYQNQQATMQVKIASLISIVDLKGEELTIAETVTLFNDMCLLAPAALIDKRIRWRTVDAQHVEATFTNGKYSIKARLKFRENGELIDFISDDRYYLTAENKLRRERWSTPVSEYREFAGRRVVSRGEAIWHLNEGAFTYGRFLLKSIEYNVMPN, encoded by the coding sequence ATGGGTAAAACTGGATACATATTGCTGGCGCTGCTCGCCATAAGCGCAGGCGTCGTCTATTTCTTGATCGAAAGCCGGGGGTTGAGAACGCAATATGAATCTGGTATTCGGCGCATGCAGAAGTCGACGCCCGCCGCTGCGGGCACAGTAACAGAAAGGGATATTCAAGATCTGCCGACACTCGTGCAGAAATATCTCAGGGTAGCCGGTGCTGTTGGTCGCGAAAAAATCCGCAATTTTCGCGTTGTCTGGGATGGCGCACTACGCAGCGATAAATCAGGCCCTTGGATGTCCGCTGTAATACTTCAAGAGAACTTTTTCAACGACTATTCTCGCGATTTCTACCTCACGGCCTTCATGAAAGGATTGCCGGTTTCGGTCTGGCATTCGTACCAAAATCAGCAGGCAACCATGCAGGTGAAAATCGCCTCACTCATATCTATTGTCGATCTGAAAGGCGAAGAGCTGACTATTGCGGAGACCGTCACCTTATTCAACGACATGTGCCTGCTCGCGCCCGCGGCACTGATCGATAAACGTATTCGCTGGCGTACGGTCGATGCGCAGCACGTTGAAGCCACTTTCACCAATGGAAAATACAGCATCAAAGCCCGGCTGAAGTTCAGAGAGAATGGCGAACTGATTGATTTCATCTCTGATGATCGTTACTATCTGACGGCCGAGAACAAGTTACGCCGCGAGCGTTGGTCAACACCTGTTAGTGAATACCGTGAATTTGCGGGTAGGCGTGTCGTTTCACGCGGTGAGGCGATTTGGCATCTGAACGAAGGCGCGTTTACCTATGGCAGGTTTCTGCTAAAGAGTATTGAGTATAACGTGATGCCGAACTGA